One region of Megalopta genalis isolate 19385.01 chromosome 15, iyMegGena1_principal, whole genome shotgun sequence genomic DNA includes:
- the Pde6 gene encoding phosphodiesterase 6 has protein sequence MESEDEVDEKLPEPKDAEVNHNDNIENFSTMKISTKPMSSKSAERSECQLVCSPNPEESEESEEPKDPDKMEASAQEKSKLPLSPSSKTEVKDGDIARFCRTKRITCQETIHEYDEDDGLTMEKVGRYLEAHPEAVEAWLRENASHELRQRLQGVPSVVQSKSPVRATHQEENPLTRSKRNSVTSDIFQTWLDSSSPAKRSKSPNRTYSSLVGRREELNRLDESDLFMELIRDVANELDINVLCHKILVNVGLLTHADRGSLFLAKGPLEDRYLVAKLFDVTQETELDEAIRKAKNEEIKIPFGVGIAGYVAQTKEIINIKDAYKDPRFNSTIDMRTGYKTTLILSMPICNYEGDVIGVAQIINKTNGSNEFTDRDVEVFQRYLTFCGIGIQNAQLFELSVQEYRRNQILLNLARNIFEEQNNLECLVTKIMTEAKELLKCERCAVYLLDLDCGEAGHLEKIVERPGKSTQESRKPLSRRESNNIEMEDIFQQHALNDTNKFTTIFEMDNKSKEGKVYRPSPNDLGSPLGQIARYVAATGQILNIGDVATWLKKDVMQSGNEPIKSILCMPIVNGQRTVIGVAQLINKDNGTSFTDSDVSIFEAFAIFCGLGIHNTQMYESACKLMAKQKVALECLSYHATASNDDTVKLTSEPIPSAETFNLYSFTFIDFDLTDEDTCRATIRMFKQCNLIQKFHIPYEVLCRWILSVKKNYRPVKYHNWRHALNVAQTMFAMLKTGKMEQFMTDLEILGLLVACLCHDLDHRGTNNAFQTKTESPLAILYSTSTMEHHHFDQCVMILNSDSNNIFQNLTMQDYRRVMRVVESAILSTDLAGYFKKKDRFMELIDDGEFDWQSEEKKELLCGMMMTACDVSAIAKPWEVQHRVAKLVADEFFDQGDLERLQLNQQPVAMMDREKRDELPQMQVGFIDMICLPLYKVMADTFPWIMPLYNGTMENRRHWQDLAEKVKMGLTWIDRDTIEEPVEEFVDSEPKDIEFTVTTLNCAHAERKETTEKSSLGRFASLRKGGRTLSKGVRHRISRSLYASGTPEDTAKSKALIPDRKSRNKLCLLI, from the exons ATGGAGTCTGAGGACGAAGTGGACGAGAAGTTGCCGGAGCCGAAAGATGCAGAG GTGAATCACAATGACAACATAGAGAACTTCAGTACGATGAAAATTTCGACGAAACCGATGTCCTCGAAGTCGGCAGAGAGGAGCGAGTGCCAGCTGGTGTGCTCTCCGAACCCTGAGGAATCCGAGGAATCCGAGGAACCTAAGGATCCCGACAAAATGGAGGCGTCCGCGCAAGAAAAATCAAAATTACCTTTAAGTCCAAGCAGCAAGACTGAAGTCAAAGACGGTGACATAGCCAGATTCTGTAGAACGAAGAGGATCACCTGCCAGGAGACGATACACGAGTACGACGAAGATGATGGCCTGACGATGGAGAAGGTTGGAAG GTATCTAGAGGCGCATCCAGAGGCGGTCGAGGCCTGGCTCCGCGAGAACGCGAGCCACGAGCTTCGACAGCGTCTCCAAGGCGTGCCGAGCGTGGTCCAAAGCAAATCGCCGGTGAGGGCCACGCACCAGGAAGAGAATCCTCTGACACGGAGCAAGCGGAACAGCGTGACATCCGATATCTTCCAAACGTGGCTGGACTCCAGTTCGCCAGCGAAGAGGAGCAAGAGCCCCAATAG GACCTACTCGTCGCTGGTGGGACGCCGAGAGGAGCTGAACAGGCTAGACGAGAGCGACCTGTTCATGGAGCTGATCAGGGACGTGGCGAACGAGCTGGACATCAACGTGCTCTGCCACAAGATCCTGGTGAACGTCGGCCTGCTGACCCACGCCGATCGAGGCAGCCTTTTCCTAGCGAAAGGACCTCTGGAAGACAGATACCTGGTAGCTAAGCTGTTCGACGTGACCCAGGAGACCGAGCTCGATGAAGCGATTCGCAAGGCGAAGAACGAGGAGATCAAGATCCCGTTCGGCGTCGGGATCGCTGGCTACGTCGCCCAGACTAAGGAGATCATCAACATCAAGGATGCCTACAAG GATCCCAGATTCAACAGCACCATCGACATGCGCACGGGCTACAAGACGACCTTGATCCTCTCGATGCCCATCTGCAACTACGAGGGCGACGTGATAGGGGTCGCCCAGATCATCAACAAGACCAACGGCAGCAACGAGTTCACCGACAGGGACGTCGAGGTGTTTCAAAG GTACCTGACGTTCTGCGGGATCGGTATACAGAACGCGCAGCTGTTCGAGCTGTCCGTGCAGGAGTACAGAAGGAACCAGATACTTCTGAACCTGGCGAGAAACATATTCGAGGAACAGAACAACCTCGAGTGCCTCGTCACCAAGATCATGACCGAGGCGAAAGAGCTGCTCAAGTGCGAGAGGTGCGCTGTGTATCTTCTGGACCTCGACTGCGGCGAGGCG GGCCACCTCGAAAAGATCGTCGAGCGGCCAGGAAAGTCGACGCAAGAGAGCAGAAAGCCGCTGTCTAGACGAGAG AGCAACAACATCGAAATGGAGGACATTTTCCAACAGCAC GCTCTGAACGACACCAACAAGTTCACGACCATCTTCGAGATGGACAATAAGAGCAAGGAGGGCAAGGTGTACAGGCCCAGCCCGAACGACCTGGGGAGTCCTCTCGGTCAGATCGCTAGATACGTGGCAGCGACCGGTCAGATCTTGAATATCGGGGATGTGGCCACTTGGCTGAAGAAAGACGTCATGCAATCTGGAAATGAACCCATCAAGAGCATCCTCTGCATGCCCATCGTGAACGGGCAGAGAACCGTAATCGGCGTCGCCCAGCTGATCAACAAG GACAACGGAACGTCCTTCACCGACTCTGACGTGTCGATCTTCGAGGCGTTCGCGATCTTCTGCGGCCTCGGGATCCACAACACGCAGATGTACGAGTCGGCCTGCAAGCTAATGGCCAAGCAGAAGGTAGCCCTCGAATGCTTGAGCTACCATGCTACCGCCAGCAACGACGACACCGTCAAGCTAACCTCGGAGCCGATACCGTCCGCGGAAACGTTCAATCTGTACAGTTTCACGTTCATCGACTTCGACCTGACCGACGAGGACACCTGCAGAGCCACCATCCGAATGTTCAAGCAATGCAACCTGATCCAGAAGTTCCACATACCCTACGAGGTGCTCTGCAGGTGGATTCTCAGCGTTAAGAAGAATTACAG ACCGGTCAAGTACCATAACTGGAGGCACGCGCTAAACGTCGCGCAGACGATGTTCGCCATGCTGAAAACCGGAAAGATGGAGCAATTCATGACCGATCTAGAGATCCTAGGGCTGCTGGTAGCCTGTCTGTGCCACGATCTAGATCATCGGGGAACGAACAACGCGTTCCAAACGAAAACGGAGTCCCCGTTAGCGATCCTCTATTCGACAAGCACCATGGAGCATCATCACTTCGATCAGTGCGTGATGATACTCAACTCGGACAGCAACAACATCTTCCAGAACCTGACCATGCAGGATTACAGAAGGGTGATGAGGGTAGTGGAGAGTGCGATTCTTTCTACCGACCTGGCGGGCTACTTCAAGAAGAAGGATCGGTTCATGGAGCTGATAGACGATGGGGAGTTCGACTGGCAGAGCGAGGAGAAGAAAGAAC TGCTCTGCGGGATGATGATGACCGCCTGCGACGTCAGCGCGATCGCGAAGCCGTGGGAAGTCCAGCACCGAGTCGCTAAGTTGGTAGCGGACGAGTTCTTCGACCAAGGGGACCTGGAACGTCTCCAACTGAACCAGCAGCCGGTCGCGATGATGGATCGCGAGAAGCGGGACGAGCTGCCTCAGATGCAGGTCGGGTTCATCGACATGATCTGTCTGCCTCTGTACAAGGTGATGGCGGACACGTTCCCGTGGATCATGCCGCTCTACAACGGCACCATGGAGAACAGAAGGCACTGGCAGGATCTTGCCGAGAAGGTGAAGATGGGC